From the Falco biarmicus isolate bFalBia1 chromosome 19, bFalBia1.pri, whole genome shotgun sequence genome, one window contains:
- the ADAMTS4 gene encoding A disintegrin and metalloproteinase with thrombospondin motifs 4 → MRRALLALLVAAAAGAARGPACPVTAPDEAGARSRVGPAPRRAKRFASVPRYVEMLVVADESMAQFHGAGLHRYLLTVLAAAARSFRHGSLGNAVELRVTRLVVLGQGTPGPPTTSNAAQMLRNFCQWQRGLNVPDEDSPLHFDTAILFTRQDLCGAATCDTLGMADVGTICDPERSCAIVEDDGLQSAFTVAHELGHIFNMLHDTSQPCQELNSRSGATRHMMAPVLSSLDPGEVWSPCSTHFITDFLDNGHGHCLLDKPLEWLQLPSALPGSTYPVLQQCQLTFGPHSRHCGDLQPPCASLWCTGHVSGRSVCQTKHFPWADGTPCAPGRVCMDGLCVGTGRLQELTTPVDGGWGPWGPWGRCSRTCGGGVQLSHRNCTAPAPRHGGRYCEGKRTRFQSCNVEECPGSTPLTFREEQCAAYNHRPDLVKGLPAPLDWVPRYSGVSERDQCKLTCQSQTLGYYHVLQPRVADGTPCSPESTGVCVQGRCIPAGCDRVIGSKKKFDKCMMCGGDGSSCTKVYGSFTKPRYGYNDVVTIPAGATHLLVRQISAQGGEDVFLALRQPAGNSLLNGGYVLVPSPTDVVLAGGATLRYSGATAATEMLAGRGPLREPLVLQALVVDERRPPRLKYSFFLPRAQRSPSAAWERQKAEILEILRNHRHKQQ, encoded by the exons ATGCGCCGCGCGCTCCTGGCGCTCCTGGTAGCCGCCGCCGCCGGTGCCGCGCGTGGACCCGCCTGTCCCGTAACGGCACCGGACGAAGCCGGGGCACGGTCCCGCGTGGGGCCGGCCCCGAGGAGAGCCAAG CGCTTCGCCTCGGTGCCGCGGTACGTGGAGATGCTGGTGGTGGCGGACGAGTCGATGGCCCAGTTCCACGGCGCGGGGCTCCACCGGTACCTGCTGACGGTGCTGGCGGCGGCCGCCCGGTCCTTCCGGCACGGCAGCCTGGGCAACGCGGTGGAGCTGCGGGTGACGcggctggtggtgctgggccaGGGCACCCCAGGGCCCCCCACCACCTCCAACGCTGCCCAGATGCTCCGCAACTTCTGCCAGTGGCAGAGGGGGCTCAATGTCCCCGACGAGGACAGTCCCCTCCACTTTGACACCGCCATCCTTTTCACCcggcag gACCTGTGCGGGGCAGCCACCTGCGACACGCTGGGCATGGCTGACGTGGGCACCATCTGTGACCCCGAGCGGAGCTGTGCCATTGTGGAAGACGATGGGCTACAGTCGGCATTCACAGTCGCCCATGAGCTGG GCCACATCTTCAACATGCTGCACGacacctcccagccctgccaggagctgaaTAGCCGCTCTGGAGCCACGCGCCACATGATGGCCCCTGTCCTCTCCTCGCTGGATCCCGGTGAGGTGTGgtccccctgcagcacccacttCATCACTGACTTCTTGGACAATGGCCACG GTCACTGCCTCCTGGACAAGCCCCTGGagtggctgcagctgccctcAGCGCTGCCCGGCAGCACCtacccagtgctgcagcaatGCCAGCTCACCTTCGGGCCCCACTCGCGGCACTGCGGTGACCTGCAGCCGCCCTGCGCCTCGCTGTGGTGCACCGGCCACGTCAGTGGCCGCTCTGTCTGCCAGACGAAGCATTTCCCCTGGGCCGATGGCACACCGTGCGCGCCGGGCAGGGTCTGCATGGATGGGCTCTGCGTTGGCACTGGCCGCCTGCAGGAGCTCACC ACACCTGTGGACGGTGGTTGGGGGCCATGGGGGCCATGGGGCAGGTGTTCACGGACCTGCGGTGGTGGCGTCCAGCTCTCCCACCGCAACTGCACCGCGCCGGCACCTCGCCATGGTGGCCGGTACTGTGAGGGGAAGCGCACCCGCTTCCAGTCCTGCAACGTGGAGGAGTGTCCCGGCAGCACCC CCCTCACCTTCCGGGAAGAGCAATGTGCCGCCTACAACCATCGCCCTGACCTCGTCAAGGGGCTCCCAGCCCCCCTGGACTGGGTGCCGCGCTACAGTGGCGTCTCTGAGCGGGACCAGTGCAAGCTGACCTGCCAGTCCCAAACCCTGGGCTACTACCATGTGCTGCAGCCAAGG GTGGCCGACGGGACGCCCTGCTCCCCTGAGAGCacgggggtgtgtgtgcagggcCGCTGCATCCCTGCTGGCTGCGACCGTGTCATTGGCTCCAAGAAGAAGTTCGATAAATGCATGATGTGCGGTGGCGATGGCTCCAGCTGCACCAAAGTCTATGGCTCCTTCACCAAACCCCG CTATGGCTACAACGACGTGGTGACCATCCCGGCAGGTGCCACGCACCTCCTGGTCCGGCAGATCTCGGCGCAAGGCGGTGAGGATGTCTTCCTGGCACTGAGGCAGCCGGCTGGCAACTCCCTCCTCAACGGTGGCTATGTCCTTGTGCCTTCCCCGACTGACGTGGTGCTGGCGGGTGGTGCGACCCTGCGCTACAGCGGGGCCACGGCAGCCACCGAGATGCTGGCAGGCCGGGGGCCGCTGCGTGAGCccctggtgctgcaggcactggTGGTGGATGAGCGGCGCCCACCAAGAttgaaatacagcttctttCTGCCCCGGGCGCAGAGAAGCCCATCAGCAGCCTGGGAGAGGCAGAAAGCTGAGATCCTGGAGATCCTCAGGAACCACCGGCACAAGCAGCAGTGA
- the LOC130141600 gene encoding LOW QUALITY PROTEIN: collagen alpha-2(I) chain-like (The sequence of the model RefSeq protein was modified relative to this genomic sequence to represent the inferred CDS: inserted 2 bases in 1 codon; substituted 1 base at 1 genomic stop codon), with the protein MAGPGPAGARIVAGPDHRGRLGAPGRIAGAAGSGSRSGPVPCRTLRGRSGAGACPEQRLQRVGAGAGAGSPPGQIGPGWGHRGSWGRLGVPRGDAVAGAWRGASGGPAGCRGAQRVLRRGAGSRVGIRSDGRQDPGEPNPPEAGGASIWTHPARGVPKASSARAPSPRQLHTPSGPPLPPLFPRVVPPLLQRHRGVALRLGAAPRHFRRGRHGGGGRRGREACGALCPLLSYFGAGYADYAVLAHVLPQTALRGRCRRAPEERAGGDPRGLPGVWKVLGRGRVLVLVGPPWCRPDPRPHLPASWCPFHAAAFNLIVLLLLACXARAGLADPGVVPLPNTTVDFSVLHMPSQQSQEDWTVCNCCEAYRPPRAHHCPWINNCIRELNQKYFIQFLFYTGLASLYATGLVLAAWLGPAGRSPAGMAAGGDMASNHVRTAHCIVLLLESLLFGAFVAAVFYDXVMLIIMDETPLEQICNQGLKETNQEELCPPKPKLVLLQEVFGQGFVLCWLFPWSRSPPLGTDLGYSPLPIPYSDLPAPSTWEDAGNMLTVASHRDPEP; encoded by the exons atggcggggcccggcccggcgggggcccGGATCGTCGCGGGCCCGGATCACCGCGGGCGGCTGGGGGCGCCGGGCCGCATCGCGGGCGCAGCGGGATCGGGGTCACGGTCGGGCCCGGTGCCCTGCCGGACCCTCCG GGGCCGCTCGGGAGCGGGTGCCTGCCCCGAGCAGCGCCTGCAGCgggtgggggcgggggcaggggcagggtctCCTCCCGGTCAGATCGGGCCGGGGTGGGGGCACCGGGgctcctggggcaggctgggggtgccaAGGGGAGACGCGGTCGCAGGTGCCTGGAGGGGAGCGAGTGGGGGCCCGGCGGGGTGCCGAGGCGCTCAGAGGGTGCTCAGGCGGGGGGCGGGGTCCCGGGTGGGAATACGGAGTGACGGGCGGCAGGACCCGGGGGAGCCCAACCCTCCGGAAGCGGGCGGGGCCTCAATATGGACACACCCCGCAAGGGGCGTGCCCAAGGCAAGCTCCGCCCGCGCTCCGTCGCCGCGGCAACTGCACACGCCATCgggcccccccctcccccccctttttccgCGTGTTGTCCCGCCCCTATTGCAACGTCACCGCGGGGTCGCGCTCCGATTGGGAGCAGCTCCGCGCCACTTCCGGCGGGGGCGCCATGGCGGCGGTGGGCGCCGCGGGCGGGAGGCGTGCGGCGCCCTCTGCCCGCTGCTCAGCTACTTCGGTGCGGGCTACGCCGACTACGCCGTGCTGGCGCACGTCCTGCCGCAGACCGCCCTGCGCGGCAGGTGCCGCCGGGCCCCGGAGgagcgggcggggggggacCCGAGGGGTCTCCCGGGAGTGTGGAAGGTGTTGGGCCGGGGGAGGGTTCTCGTCCTGGTCGGGCCCCCGTGGTGCCGCCCTGACCCGCGCCCCCACCTCCCCGCGTCCTGGTGCCCGTTCCACGCTGCCGCCTTCAACCTCATCgtgcttctgctgctggccTG CGCGCGCGCCGGCCTCGCCGACCCTG GTGTGGTTCCCCTCCCCAACACCACCGTCGACTTCTCTGTCCTGCACA TGCCgtcccagcagagccaggaggacTGGACAGTGTGCAATTGCTGCGAGGCATACCGCCCGCCCCGTGCCCACCACTGCCCCTG GATCAACAACTGCATCAGGGAGTTAAACCAGAAATACTTCATCCAGTTCCTCTTCTACACTG GGCTCGCCAGTCTCTACGccacagggctggtgctggctgcctggctgggaCCGGCAGGCAGGAGTCCAGCAGGGATGGCGGCAGGAGGAGACATGGCAAGCAACCACGTCCGAAC AGCTCACTGCATCGTCCTGCTGCTGGAGTCTCTCCTCTTTGGGGCTTTCGTCGCTGCTGTGTTTTATGACTAG GTTATGTTGATCATCATGGATGAGACTCCCCTGGAGCAGATCTGTAACCAGGGACTGAAGGAGACAAACCAGGAGGAGCTGtgccccccaaaacccaaactggtgctgctgcaggaggtgtTCGGGCAGG GCTTTGTGCTCTGCTGGCTCTTCCCCTGGAGCCGCAGCCCCCCGCTGGGCACAGACCTTGGGTACAGCCCGCTGCCCATCCCCTACTCTGACCTCCCCGCGCCCAGCACGTGGGAGGATGCTGGAAACATGCTGACAGTGGCTTCACACCGGGATCCAGAGCCGTGA
- the B4GALT3 gene encoding beta-1,4-galactosyltransferase 3 translates to MLRRLLERPCTLALLVGCQFAFVAYFSLGGFRNLTSLFGRAAGPVFDYSRTQDVYANLSRLLPRQPARPDPAQPLPFCPQRSPLLVGPLTVSFSRVPTLEQIQMKNPAVREGGRYQPATCEPRSRTAVIIPHRNRETHLGHLLYYLHPFLQRQQLQYGIYVVHQAGNSTFNRAKLLNVGVKEALKDEEWDCLFLHDVDLIPENDHNLYTCDPWNPKHVSIAMNKFGYSLPYPQYFGGVSALTPDQYMKINGFPNEYWGWGGEDDDIATRVRLAGMKIARPPISIGHYKMVKHKSDKGNEENPHRFDLLIRTQRMWTQDGMNSLTYVLLAKHLHPLYTNLTVDIGMDPRAGRGRRGPVPGHEGQRYRSSTSLFREEMLRKLPRDAAGWGGKEISVSPQLPTATLQQPLAGNGTQGGTSSPPAPGITQHSPEAAGEGDAHLGGSAGMAVAQEETLPAHGDNQSLLQGAH, encoded by the exons atGCTGCGGCGGCTGCTGGAGCGGCCCTGCACCCTGGCGCTGCTCGTCGGCTGCCAGTTCGCCTTCGTCGCCTACTTCTCCCTGGGCGGGTTCCGCAACCTCACCTCCCTCTtcggccgcgccgccgggcccgTCTTCGACTACTCGCGCACCCAGGACGTGTACGCCAACCTGAGCCGGCTGCTGCCGCGCCAGCCCGCCCGCCCCGACCCCGCGCAGCCCCTGCCCTTCTGCCCCCAGCGCTCGCCTCTGCTCG TCGGGCCACTGACTGTGAGCTTCAGCCGGGtgcccacgctggagcagatCCAGATGAAGAACCCGGCGGTGCGGGAGGGCGGCCGGTACCAACCTGCCACCTGTGAGCCCCGGTCCCGCACCGCCGTCATCATCCCCCACCGCAACCGCGAGACCCACCTGGGCCACCTCCTCTACTACCTGCACCCCTTCCTGCAGCGCCAGCAGCTGCAGTACGGCATCTACGTCGTGCACCAG GCAGGCAACTCCACCTTCAACCGTGCCAAGCTGCTGAACGTGGGGGTGAAGGAGGCGCTGAAGGATGAGGAGTGGGACTGCCTGTTCCTCCATGATGTCGACCTCATCCCTGAGAACGACCATAACCTCTACACCTGCGATCCCTGGAACCCCAAGCATGTCTCCATTGCCATGAATAAATTTGGGTACAG CCTGCCGTACCCCCAGTACTTCGGGGGGGTCTCAGCTCTCACCCCTGACCAGTACATGAAGATCAATGGTTTCCCCAACGAATACTGGGGCTGGGGCGGTGAGGACGATGACATCGCCACCAG GGTGCGCCTGGCTGGCATGAAGATTGCCCGCCCGCCCATCTCCATCGGCCACTACAAGATGGTGAAGCACAAGAGTGACAAAGGCAACGAGGAGAACCCCCACAG GTTCGACCTGCTGATCCGCACACAGCGGATGTGGACACAGGATGGGATGAACTCCCTCACCTATGTACTGCTGGCCAAGCACCTCCACCCGCTCTACACCAACCTCACAGTGGACATTGGGATGGACCCTCGTGCTGGGAGGGGCCGCAGGGGGCCAGTACCGGGCCACGAGGGACAGAGGTACCgcagcagcaccagcctttTCCGGGAAGAGATGCTGCGCAAGCTGCCCCgggatgctgcagggtgggggggcAAGGAGATATCCGTGTccccccagctgcccacagccaccctgcagcagccactggCAGGTAATGGCACCCAGGGTGGCACCAGCTCCCCACCGGCACCAGGGatcacccagcacagccccgaggctgctggggagggtgaTGCACACCTGGGGGGCAGTGCAGGCATGGCTGTGGCACAGGAGGAgaccctgcctgcccatggggacaACCAGAGCCTGCTGCAGGGTGCCCACTAG
- the PPOX gene encoding protoporphyrinogen oxidase isoform X1: MPPTVAVVGGGISGLAACYHLARGARPPKVLLLEAGARLGGWLQSTRTADGAVFEHGPRGIRPGGVVGTDTLHMVSELGLEGDVLPVPGDHPASRNRFLYTGGALHKLPSGLQGLLWPVPPFSRALLWSGVRDLLAPAGTEPDESVYAFVHRRFGQEVADIAVDSLCRGVFAGDCRALSIRSCFPTLFKAERHRRSVLLGLALGSRKERGAESRLSQRARAEHWSQWSLRGGMESLAEALAAFLRPRGVELHCHAPLRRLRWHPSGHWQLILADSTVTADHVVSALPAAALAEVLPAEAEPLAQELRRIPAVSVAVVNLQYEGITLPVTGFGHLVPSSEDASLLGIVYDSVAFPQHNGTGATSVRLTVMLGGAWFRQSFGDPAAVAPALLLQRAQAAVREQLGLEPAPTRSIVKVHQACIPQYTLGHWQRIGKRKLGHWGSSPGPHRGTHHPSPSLQSASAASWQSSSCPSASLGPPTLASRSTTALPVPKQLLGVCWGSCTDPQHPWVPSGARQSHGHRTKWFLFY, translated from the exons ATGCCGCCCACAGTGGCCGTCGTGGGGGGCGGCATCAGCGGCCTGGCCGCCTGCTACCACTTGGCCCGCGGCGCCCGCCCGCCCAAG gtgctgctgctagAGGCCGGCGCCCGCCTAGGGGGGTGGCTGCAAAGCACCCGCACCGCCGACGGGGCCGTGTTCGAGCACGGGCCCCGGGGCATCCGCCCCGGGGGCGTGGTGGGCACCGACACCCTGCACATG GTCTCTGAGCTCGGCCTGGAGGGTGACGTCCTGCCTGTCCCTGGAGACCACCCGGCTTCTAGGAACCGATTCCTCTACACCGGCGGAGCCCTGCACAAACTGCCCTCAGGCCTGCA GGGCCTGCTGTGGCCAGTGCCCCCCTTCTCGCGGGCACTACTCTGGAGCGGGGTGCGGGACCTGCTGGCACCAGCCGGGACGGAGCCTGATGAGAGCGTGTACGCCTTTGTTCATCGCCGCTTCGGCCAGGAG GTGGCCGACATTGCTGTGGACAGCCTGTGCCGGGGTGTGTTTGCTGGGGACTGCCGAGCACTGAGCATCCGCTCCTGTTTCCCCACGCTTTTCAAGGCCGAGCGGCACCGGCGATCtgtcctgctggggctggcgcTGGGCTCCA GGAAGGAGCGTGGGGCTGAGTCAAGGCTGAGCCAGCGGGCGCGGGCCGAGCACTGGAGCCAGTGGTCACTGCGGGGTGGGATGGAGAGCCTGGCCGAGGCGCTGGCGGCCTTCCTGCGCCCACGTGGGGTTGAGCTGCACTGCCATGCACCCCTGCGCCGCCTGCGCTGGCACCCCAGTGGCCACTGGCAG CTCATCCTGGCAGACAGCACCGTGACAGCTGACCATGTGGTCAGTGCCCTCCCGGCCGCAG CCctggcagaggtgctgccagccGAGGCTGAGCCACTGGCACAGGAGCTGCGGCGCATCCCAGCTGTGTCTGTGGCTGTGGTGAACCTGCAGTACGAGGGCATCACATTGCCTGTCACG ggcTTTGGGCACTTGGTGCCCTCCTCCGAGGATGCCTCCCTTCTGGGTATCGTCTACGACTCGGTGGCCTTCCCCCAGCACAACGGCACAGGAGCCACCTCGGTGCGGCTGACG GTGATGCTGGGAGGTGCCTGGTTCAGACAGAGCTTTGGGGATCCGGCGGCGGTGGCGccagcgctgctgctgcagcgggcacaggcagcagtgcGGGAGCAGCTGGGCCTGGAGCCAGCCCCGACCCGCTCCATTGTTAAGGTGCACCAG GCCTGCATTCCCCAGTACACACTGGGCCACTGGCAGCGCATAGGTAAGAGGAAGCTGGGGCACTGGGGGTCCTCCCCTGGACCCCACAGAGGCACCCACcacccatccccatccctgcagaGCGCATCGGCCGCttcctggcagagcagcagctgcccctcaGCCTCATTGGGGCCTCCTACACTGGCGTCTCGGTCAACGACTGCATTGCCAGTGCCAAAGCAGCTGTTGGGCgtctgctggggcagctgcactgacccccagcatccctgggtCCCCTCTGGCGCCAGGCAGTCCCATGGCCATAGGACaaagtggtttcttttttattga
- the PPOX gene encoding protoporphyrinogen oxidase isoform X2, with translation MPPTVAVVGGGISGLAACYHLARGARPPKVLLLEAGARLGGWLQSTRTADGAVFEHGPRGIRPGGVVGTDTLHMVSELGLEGDVLPVPGDHPASRNRFLYTGGALHKLPSGLQGLLWPVPPFSRALLWSGVRDLLAPAGTEPDESVYAFVHRRFGQEVADIAVDSLCRGVFAGDCRALSIRSCFPTLFKAERHRRSVLLGLALGSRKERGAESRLSQRARAEHWSQWSLRGGMESLAEALAAFLRPRGVELHCHAPLRRLRWHPSGHWQLILADSTVTADHVVSALPAAALAEVLPAEAEPLAQELRRIPAVSVAVVNLQYEGITLPVTGFGHLVPSSEDASLLGIVYDSVAFPQHNGTGATSVRLTVMLGGAWFRQSFGDPAAVAPALLLQRAQAAVREQLGLEPAPTRSIVKVHQACIPQYTLGHWQRIERIGRFLAEQQLPLSLIGASYTGVSVNDCIASAKAAVGRLLGQLH, from the exons ATGCCGCCCACAGTGGCCGTCGTGGGGGGCGGCATCAGCGGCCTGGCCGCCTGCTACCACTTGGCCCGCGGCGCCCGCCCGCCCAAG gtgctgctgctagAGGCCGGCGCCCGCCTAGGGGGGTGGCTGCAAAGCACCCGCACCGCCGACGGGGCCGTGTTCGAGCACGGGCCCCGGGGCATCCGCCCCGGGGGCGTGGTGGGCACCGACACCCTGCACATG GTCTCTGAGCTCGGCCTGGAGGGTGACGTCCTGCCTGTCCCTGGAGACCACCCGGCTTCTAGGAACCGATTCCTCTACACCGGCGGAGCCCTGCACAAACTGCCCTCAGGCCTGCA GGGCCTGCTGTGGCCAGTGCCCCCCTTCTCGCGGGCACTACTCTGGAGCGGGGTGCGGGACCTGCTGGCACCAGCCGGGACGGAGCCTGATGAGAGCGTGTACGCCTTTGTTCATCGCCGCTTCGGCCAGGAG GTGGCCGACATTGCTGTGGACAGCCTGTGCCGGGGTGTGTTTGCTGGGGACTGCCGAGCACTGAGCATCCGCTCCTGTTTCCCCACGCTTTTCAAGGCCGAGCGGCACCGGCGATCtgtcctgctggggctggcgcTGGGCTCCA GGAAGGAGCGTGGGGCTGAGTCAAGGCTGAGCCAGCGGGCGCGGGCCGAGCACTGGAGCCAGTGGTCACTGCGGGGTGGGATGGAGAGCCTGGCCGAGGCGCTGGCGGCCTTCCTGCGCCCACGTGGGGTTGAGCTGCACTGCCATGCACCCCTGCGCCGCCTGCGCTGGCACCCCAGTGGCCACTGGCAG CTCATCCTGGCAGACAGCACCGTGACAGCTGACCATGTGGTCAGTGCCCTCCCGGCCGCAG CCctggcagaggtgctgccagccGAGGCTGAGCCACTGGCACAGGAGCTGCGGCGCATCCCAGCTGTGTCTGTGGCTGTGGTGAACCTGCAGTACGAGGGCATCACATTGCCTGTCACG ggcTTTGGGCACTTGGTGCCCTCCTCCGAGGATGCCTCCCTTCTGGGTATCGTCTACGACTCGGTGGCCTTCCCCCAGCACAACGGCACAGGAGCCACCTCGGTGCGGCTGACG GTGATGCTGGGAGGTGCCTGGTTCAGACAGAGCTTTGGGGATCCGGCGGCGGTGGCGccagcgctgctgctgcagcgggcacaggcagcagtgcGGGAGCAGCTGGGCCTGGAGCCAGCCCCGACCCGCTCCATTGTTAAGGTGCACCAG GCCTGCATTCCCCAGTACACACTGGGCCACTGGCAGCGCATAG aGCGCATCGGCCGCttcctggcagagcagcagctgcccctcaGCCTCATTGGGGCCTCCTACACTGGCGTCTCGGTCAACGACTGCATTGCCAGTGCCAAAGCAGCTGTTGGGCgtctgctggggcagctgcactga